The stretch of DNA CGGCTGCTGACCATGCGGGTGGAGGACGGCCGGGTGCAGGCGCTCGGCCACTCCTCGGCCTTCTCCCTGCTGCGCGTCGACGGGGTGCGCGATGCCTCCATCGCCCTCCCGGTACTCGGCGCCTCCATCCTGGTCCTGCTCATCGCGGCGGTCTCCTGGCCGGTCGGCGCGGTACTGCGGCGCCGGTTCGGGCTGCCCCGCCGGGACCGCGCCGGGCGGACGGCCCGGATACTGACCCGGGTGGGCGTCGTGGCCGCCCTGGCCGCGACCGCCGGCTGGACCCTGTCCTTCCTGGAGATCATGGGGTTCCGGTTCGTCGGCGGGGACGTGCTCGTCGCGATCCTGCTCGGGCAGCTGCTCGGCGCCGCCGCCGTCGCCCCCGCGGCCGCGGTGCTCTTCGGCGACGTCCGCCGCCGCGCCGGATGGAAGCGGTACCTGGGCGGTGCCCTGGTCCTGCTGGCCCTGACCGGGGTGGCCTGCTTCGCCGCGGTGTTCAACCTGTTCTCCTTCGACGTGACGTACTGACCCCGGCGGGACGCCTTCCGGGGCGGCCCCGCCGCCGCGGAAACGGCATCATGCTGATGACCCTCTCGACGAGACCGGTGGTGACGATGACCGAGACGGACCCCGGGGCGCGCGATCCCCTCCAGGTGCCGGCCCCCCAAGGCCTGCGGGCGGTGGAGCGGCTGGACACCGCGCTGGACCGCCTCGGGCTGCGCACCCCGGCGGCCCGCGACCGGGCCCTGGCCGTGCTGATGGTGCTGGTCTCCAGCGGCATGCTCTGGGCGTTCGTGCGGCTCCTGGCGGAGGAGGACGGCATCCGGCTGCCCCCGACGGCGACGGCGCTGCTCGGCGCGCTGGTGTACACCCAGTCCCTGGCGCTCTGCGTGCGGCGCAGCCGCCCGGTGCTCTGCCTCGCCGTGATGGCCCTCACCCATCTGGGAACCGTGGCGCTGCTGCCCCCGCACGTGACGGCGCAGAGCCTCGCTCCGTTCATCGCCGCCTACACCTGCGGCACGCTGCTGCCGCCGCGCCGGCTGCTGCGCTGCATCACGGCGGTCGTGGTCCTCCTCGGCCTCTCCGGAGCGGCGGTCGCCGGAACGCTGCCCGGTGTGCTCCTGGACCCGGAGGCGGCGGGCGTCGCGCGGCACTGGACCCTCCAGGAGCACCTGCTGCTGGTCGGCGGGCAGCTCATCGTGGCCCTGGCCGTCTACGCGGGGCCGGCGCTGGTCGGCGCGCACGTGGCGACCCGCCGCCGCTACACCGGGCTGGTCCGGCTGCGCGCCGCGGAGGCGGTCGAGCGGCAGCGGGAGCGGGCCGCGGGCGCGGTGATGGCCGAGCGCGCGCGGATGGCCCGCGAACTGCACGACATCGCCGCCCACCACCTGTCCGGCATGGTCGTCCAGGCGGGCGCCGCGGAGCGGCTGATCGGCCGGGACGACCCGGCGGCCCGGGAGGCCACCGCGTGGATCCGCTCCCAGGGCCGGGAGACCCTGGACAGCCTGCGCCTGGTCGTCGGCGCGCTGCGCGACCCGGGGGAGGGGCCGGCCGGGGACGGGCCGCCGGACTCCGGCGCCCCGGTGCCCGGGGCCGCCGCCCTCGACCGGCTGGTCCGCACCGAGCGCGAGCTGGGGGCCGACGTCGAGCTGGTCCGCGAGGGCGACCCCTACGACCTGCCGCCCATCGCCGACGTCACCGTCTACCGGGTGGCCCGGGAGGCGCTGTCCAACGCCCGCGACCACGCCCCGGGCGCCCCCGTGCGCGTCCTGCTCCGGTACGGCGCGTCCCGGGTCGCGCTGCGGGTCGACAACGGGCCCGGGCGGGGCCGCGGCGGCGGCCCGGAGCAGGACGCCCCGCGCGGGATGGGGCTGATCGGCATGGCGGAGCGGGCCCAGCTGGTCGGCGCCGAGCTGGAGGCCGGCCCGCTCCCCGGCGGCGGCTGGCGGGTCGTCCTGGACCTGCCGGTCGACCGGCAGGCCTCCGCGGCCGCCCGCCCGTCCCGCGAGAACACCGATGCGGACCCGGATACGGCCGCGGACACGGACGAGGAGGGCTTCCGGTGATCAGGGTGCTCCTGGTGGACGACCAGACCGTCGTCAGGGCGGGGTTCCGGGTCATCCTCGACTCGGCGGACGGCATCGAGGTGGCCGGCGAGTGCGCGGACGGCCCCACCGCGGTCGAACTGGCCCGGCGGCTGCGCCCCGACGTCATCTGCATGGACGTGCGGATGCCGGGCGGCGACGGGCTCGCCGCCACCCGGCGCATCCTCGCCGACGCCCCGCAGGACCCGCCGCAGATCCTCATCGTCACCACCTTCGACCTCGACGAGTACGTCTTCGGCGCGCTGGAGGCCGGCGCCGCCGGCTTCGTCCTCAAGGACACCGAGCCCGACGACCTGATCGACGCGGTCCGCCGGCTCGCCGACGGCTACGGCCTGGTGGACCAGGCGGTGACCCGGCGGGTGATGGCCGAGTTCGCCCGCCGCAGACCCGCCCCCCGCCCCGGCGCCGGGGTCCTGGACCTGCTCACCGCCCGCGAGACGGAGATCGTCCGGCTGCTCGCCCAGGGCATGTCCAACGCCGAGATCGGCCGGAGGCTGTTCATCGAGACCAGCACCGTCAAGTCGCACCTCGGCCGCGCGATGACCAAGATCGGCACCCGGGACCGGCTGCAGACCGTCGTCTGGGCCTACCAGAACGGCGTGGTGCGGCCCTAGCCGCCCGGGCCCCGAGGATCCCGGCGCTGCGGCCCCACCAACACGCTCCGATGGGTCCGCGGCGCCGAGACCATCGGGGAAGGCGCGCGGGACGGAACCGGGCGGCGGCGCGGATAGGGTGCGGACATGCAGCAGTGGCCCGAACAGCCCCAGTACCAGCACCCGCACTACCAGGCGCAACCCCAGCCGACCGAGCTCGCCGGGACCCCGGTGATGTTCGACGTGTGTTCCTTCCAGCAGGTCAGGGAGAATGTGTGGGTCGACTCCGCGGGCGACGCGGTGGTGCTCGACTTCTTCAACATCGTGCCGGACCTGCCGGCCCCGCTGGAGGACCCCGCGAACCTGCAGGCCCGGACCAGTGCCAGTACGGCGCAGGCCGGGATGGGCCTGGTCGACATGGACGTGATCGGCCTGGACGGGATGCCCGCGATCCGCCAGATGGTCAAGGGGCCGCACCCGCGGCAGGAGCGCGGCACGGTCTACCTGGGCTCCTACACCGTCCCCCGGGCCACCTGCAGCGTGACGGTGAAGGTCCAGTGCCTGGAGGGCCAGCCCACCGGGGTGCGTGAGGCCACCGTGTTCCCGCAGTTCCTCCAGCAGTACAAGGGCGGTGCCGCCTCCCCGGAGGAGGCGATGGCCGCCTGGGCCCAGCACCCCTACGCCTACGGCATCACCGGCGGCTTCCCCCGCAACCACGCCGACGACCCGGCCTGGGACCCCTACTTCCCCGACCACCCCCTCTCCCGGGCCCGCCGCCTCCTCGGCTCACTGGCCTGCTCCCTGCGCATCGACCCGGCCTTCAAGGGGCTGCAGCCGTTCTGGCCCGGCCGGTAGCGGCCGGAAGTCCGCCCTCCCGGGAACCGGGCGGCCCGTCGGCCGGGCGGGAGCGGTGCGCCGCGGGGCGGCCGGGGCGCCGCCCGGTGGCGCCGGGAAGGGCGGCGTGCGGTCGGGATCCCCGGTGAACCTGGCGAAACGGCGTGGAAAGCCCAGGAATTCCGGGCCCGTGCGCGGGCGGCCGGCGGTTTCGGGTGAGGGGGCCGCCCGGTGCGGGCGGTATCGCGATTTTTCGGGCTGAAATTCGCGGATTGTGTATTCGGCCGAAATTCGGGGCTCTCCGGTAGGGGAGACTCCGGTCAAAGGGTGCGTAATGGTTTCTGCGGGCCGGCGCGTCCGTGCCGGCGGCGGGCACCGGGGGCAGATAGCGTCCTCGGGCCGGCGGTCCTTCGGGGAGGCGTTCCGGCCAGGGGATTCGGGGCCTGGCCGTGCGGGCCCCTCCTCGGCGCAGCAGCCCGGAAGTGCGGCGGCCGGCAGGGGATCGGCGCCATTCGTCATCGCCCGGTGGTCGCTCGTTGGCCGCCGGCTGGGCCGATGTTCAGCCGTTTCGAGAAAGGTGGCTCTCCGCCGGTCCCCCCTGGCCGGTTCCGTCCCCCGACATATCGGAGAGCGCTGCATGTTAAAGACACATCCGCAACATGCGCAGACGCGTCGTGCCCCGCGGGCGCGCCGCTCCTTCCGTGCCGCGCTGGCGGTCTCGATGGCCGCCGCCGTCGCCGGTTCGATGACCGTGGTGGCCGCCCCGGCCTCGGCAGAGCCGGCGGAGAGCGGCGGTGAAGGCGTCTACCGCGGCGAGGTGGAGGTCGTCCGCACCCCGGAGGGCGCCGCGAACGACTCGGTGCTGACCGGAAAGGTGTTCGTCGACGCCGACCGGGACAGCTCCAGCGACGGCGACGAGGGCCTGGCCGGCGTCATGGTCACCAACGGCCGCGACGTGGTGCGGACCGACAAGAAGGGCCGCTACCGGCTGCCCGCCTTCGACAACATGACGGTCTCCATCACCCAGCCGTCCGGCTACCAGGTGCCGCTGGACGAGTACAACATCCCGCAGTTCCACTACAACCACCTGCCCAAGGGCTCCCCGGAGCTGCGCTACGGGGGCATCGAGCCCACCGGCCCGCTGCCCTCCGCGGTCAACTTCCCGCTGGTGGAGAGCGAGGAGACCGCCGACGAGGCGCAGAACTGCGTCATCGCCGGCGACCTGCAGACCACCGACCGGCAGGAGATCGAGTACGCGCGCGCCGGCGCCATCAAGGACCTGTCCGAGCGCGACGACTACGCCGGCTGCGGCGCGCTGTTCGTCGGCGACATCGCCAACGACGACCTGTCGCTCTACCCCGACATCAAGGAGCTGCTCAGCGAGGTCAACGGCCCGGTCCGGCTGCTGCCGGGCAACCACGACCTGGACTACGACGCCCCCAGCGCCGAGCACTCCTTCGACACCTTCCGCGCGCAGCTGGCGCCGGAGTACTACTCCTACGACGTCGGAAACGTGCACGTGGTGGCGCTGAACACCGTCGACTACCCGTGCACCGCCGCCGAGGACAGCCCCGAGGGCATCGACGAGCACTGCGCCGACCCGGAGGGCGACCCGGCTTACAACGGGCGGATGGACGAGGACCAGCTCACCTGGCTCAAGCGCGACCTGGACAACGTCGACCGGGACAAGCTCGTCGTCGTCGCCGGCCACATCGGCCTGCTCAACTACGCCGACGAGAGCTCCCCGGTGCACCAGGTCGACCAGGTCAAGCGCGTGCACGAGCTGCTGCGCGGCCGCCCCGCCGTGGCGGTGGCCGGGCACAGCCACAGCATCGAGAACCTCAAGACCGGCGACGACACCCAGGGCTGGCGCGACCTCTTCGGCGTCGAGGGCCTGCCGTTCCCGCACATCACCGCGGGCGCGATCTCGGGCGACTGGTACTCGGGCGAGGTCGGCGAGGACGGCTACCCCGCGGCCATCGGCCGGGACGGCGGCCGCCCCGGCGTGGTGACGCTGGACATCGAGGGCAGCGAGTTCCAGGAGCGCTACACCGTCACCGGCGAGCCCGACGGGGTCCAGACGCAGCTGGGCATCAACAGCCCCACCTACCGCCAGTGGTACGAAGAGCGCAAGGAGTGGAACGAGAACCCCAGCGGTGAGGCGCCCGAGCTGGAGGACCCCCTGGCCGTCGACCGGGAGGACCTGTCCGGCGGGACCTGGCTGACGACCAACTTCTTCTTCGGCTCCACTGGGGCGGAGGTCGAGGTGAGCCTGGACGGCGAGCCCGCTGAGAAGGCCGATCGCACCCAGCGGCTGGAGGGCGAGGCGGTCGACGCCGGGCCCGAGTACTCCGACCCGTACGCGGTCTCCCAGCAGCTGGTCCACGGCGGCAGCCTCGCCGACCGGACCATGCACCTGTGGCGGTTCGACCTCCCCGCCGACCTCGACGCCGGCACGCACACCGCCGAGGTGACCGCGACCGACGCCTACGGCCGCGAGTTCACCGACACCCTCGAATTCGAGGTCGTCGAAGAGCAGCACTAGGCAGCACCGAGCAGTACCGGGGATCCGCCGGCGCGGCGGAGACCGCGGGGCCGCCGCCCGCCCGGGCGGCGGCCCCCTTCGCTCCAGGGCCGATCCACTCTCGGCGCAGGGCCGCCCCGCGCCCGCCCGCGCCGCCCCCGCCCCGGGCAGGGCCCCGGGCGGCCGGAAGGAGAAGGGCAGCCGCACTCCGTGACCTGCAGCGATCGCCGCCCGCCCCGCCATGGCCTCGCCGGACACCGCCTCGGGATCCCCGATGCCTCCGCGAGCCGCGGTGCCCTCGCGGCGTGCGCCCGGCTACGCCGTCACCGGTATGACCCCAACAATGGAACAACTCTAGAAAACGTGCTTTACTGGGCCCATGCACCAGACCGACACCGAAGCCGTCCTCCGCGAGGCTTCGCTGCGTGTGACCGGGCCCCGGGTCGCGGTACTGGAGGCGGTCGGAAGCCATCCGCACTCCGACGCGGCCACCGTCCTCCGCCTGGCCCGTGCCCGTCTCGGTGCGGTGTCCACCCAAGCGGTGTACGACGTCCTCAAGGCTCTGACCGAAGCGGGGCTCCTGCGGCGCATCGAACCCGAGGGTTCGCCTGCACGCTATGAGCGCCGCGTGGGCGACAACCACCACCACGTGATCTGCCGCGGGTGCGGCGCGATCTCGGACGTGGACTGCGCCACGGGAGAGGCCCCCTGCCTTGAGGGCTCGGACGACCACGGCTTCGCCATCGACGAGGTCGAGGTCACCTACTGGGGCGTATGCCCTGCGTGTCAAGAGGCCTGACACGCCAGTGCCGCCCGCGGCGCTGACAGTCTTCTGCCAAGGAACAGGAATTCATGTCTCAGGACAACACGAATCCGATCACCACGGCCAACGGTGCCCCCGTCGCCGACAACCAGAACAGCCTCACGGCCGGTCCGCGCGGCCCGATGCTCCTGCAGGACCTGTGGTTCCTGGAGAAGCTCGCGCACTTCGACCGCGAGGTGATCCCCGAGCGGCGCATGCACGCCAAGGGCTCGGGCGCCTGGGGCACCTTCACCGTCACCCAGGACATCACCCGCTACACCAAGGCCGCGATCTTCTCCGAGGTCGGCAAGCAGACCGAGATGTTCGCCCGGTTCTCCACCGTCGCCGGTGAGCGCGGCGCGGCCGACGCCGAGCGCGACATCCGCGGCTTCGCCCTGCGCTTCTTCACCGAAGAGGGCAACTGGGACATCGTCGGCAACAACACCCCGGTCTTCTTCTTCCGCGACCCGCTGAAGTTCCCCGACCTCAACCGCGCCGTCAAGCGCGACCCCCGCACCAACATGCGGTCGGCCGAGAACAACTGGGACTTCTGGACCAACCTGCCCGAGGCCCTGCACCAGGTCACCATCGTCATGTCGGACCGCGGCATCCCCGCGAGCTACCGGCACATGCACGGCTTCGGCTCGCACACCTTCTCGTTCATCAACGCCGAGGGCGAGCGCTTCTGGGTCAAGTTCCACTTCCGCACCCAGCAGGGCATCAAGAACCTCACCGACCAGGAGGCGGCCGAGGTCATCGCCGAGGACCGCGAGTCGGCCCAGCGCGACCTGTACGAGGCCATCGAGCGCGGCGACCACCCCAAGTGGACCTTCTACATCCAGGTCATGCCGGAGGCGGACGCGGAGAACTACCGCTTCCACCCGTTCGACCTGACGAAGGTCTGGTCGAAGAAGGACTACCCGCTCATCGAGGTCGGCGAGTTCGAGCTCAACCGCAACCCGGAGAACTACTTCGCCGACGTGGAGCAGGCCGCCTTCACCCCGGCGAACCTGGTCCCCGGCGTGAGCGTCTCCCCCGACCGCATGCTGCAGGGCCGGCTGTTCTCCTACGGTGACGCCGCCCGCTACCGCCTGGGCGTCAACCACCACCAGATCCCGGTGAACTACCCGCGGGGTGCCAAGCTCGTCAACACCTACCACCGCGACGGCGCCATGCGGGTGGACGGCAACCAGGGCAGCGTGCCCGGCATCGAGCCGAACTCCTACGGCCGCTGGCCGGAGCAGCCGGCCTACGCCGAGCCGGCGCTGAGCGTGGGCGCGACCGCCGACCGGTTCGACTACCGCGAGGACGACGACAACTACTTCCAGCAGCCCGGCGACCTGTTCCGCCTGATGAACGCGGAGGAGCAGCAGCGCCTGTTCGCCAACACCGCCCGGGCGATCAACGGGGCCTCCGAGGCCACCATCGAGCGCCACATCGCCAACTGCACCAAGGCCGACCCGGCCTACGGCGAGGGCGTGCGCAAGGCGGTCGAGGCCCTCAAGGCCGGCAACCTCTGAGCATGCTCTGAGGGCAGGCCTGACGTGAGGTGAGACGCCCCCAGGGCGTCCCCGAACGCGAACGGGCCGGCGTGGTCTTCCCGACCACGCCGGCCCTTCTGCTTTCCCGCCCCTGCATGCCCGCGGCTCCGCGGCCCGGCCCGCCGGTCGCTTTCCGGCCTTCGGCCCCGCAGCTCGGCCGTCCCACGGCCTCCCGCCGGCCGCTCCCGGGCTTTCGTCCCCGCTGGTCAGTCGCCCTTCGGAGGAAGAAGCCCGGTCCGTCCGAACATCTCGGCGGTGGCTCTGGCGCTGGGGGTGCCCGCGTCCAGGTCGGCGCCGGCCTCGACCAGCGCGGCCACGACCTCGTCCTCGCCCTTGAACAGGGCCCCGGCCACCGGCGACTGGTCGCGGTCGTTGCGCAGATCGACGTCGGCCCCCCGCCCGATGAGGGCGGTCACCGTGGCCGCGTGGCCGTGGTAGGCGGCGAGCATCAGCAGGCTGTTGCCGTTCGGGTCGCGGGTGTCGACGGGCAGGCCGTGGTCGAAGAACTCGATCAGTTCTTCGGTCCGCCCCTGCCGGGCGAAGTCCATGGCCAGCGCGACGACACGCTCGACCTGCTCTTGGGAGAGACCACTCATGCCCCCAGGTTAGGGCAGAGCGCCGCGCCGAACAGGCCCTCGGCGGGCCGGGGCCCGGACCGCGCGGCACACACCGTCCGCCCCTGCCGGAGAACCCCACCGGGGCGGCCGCCGGTCAGGAAGCGGACGGCGCGTTACGCCCGACCGGCGGCCTCGCCCTGTTTTCGGTCGGGATTCGGTCGTACCCCGGTCATGACGGTGGCCGGTAGCCGACCGGTGGTCGCGCGATGCTGCTTCCCGTCATCCCTTCGGGGCGCCGTATCAGAGCTGACGCATCTGCTCGGCCACATCGAGTTCTATTCCGGGGACCCGGCCGTAGCGCACGCGCACCTGATGCGGTGCGGAGAGCTGCTGAGCGCGACCGATCCGGAGGAGGCGGCGTGGCTGTTCGCGGGGGCTTCCAGCGCGGCCTTCCACGCAGGAGACCTGGACGCGACCGCGAATGCCGCACGGCGGATCACCGCGTTGGACTGCAGTGCGGCGACGCGTACGGCCGGCCGGAGCATGGCTGAGGGCGGTAGCCTCACGGGGTCCCGCCTGTGGGAGCTGGTGGGCGATCTGACGCGAAGCCAGCCCATGGCGGGCGGACGACCGTGGATGTGGGCCACAGCGGTCGCCTGGCTGGGGCCGGATCAGCTGAGGCGGGCCGGATCGCGAATCTCAGTCCACGCGTGCCGCTTCCGTGGTCGAGTCGCCGGCCCTGCCCGGGTCCGCGGATTCGTGCGGCAGCGCGATCAACCCGATGAGCGCGGTGACGGCGATCAGCCCTGCGGCGGCCAGCATCGCGAGGCCGTAGCCCGCGGTGACAGCGGATGCCGAGGTGGCCGTTCCGGTTGCGGTGTGCGCGACGGCGCTGAGCGCGGCCAGTCCCAGGGTGGCGCCGAGTTGCCGGGTGCTGCTGAGCAGGCTCGATGCCGTACCGGCTTCGTCTGGTGCGACCCCGACCGTGCCGATCGAGATGATAGGGCCGAGGCAGATGCCGAATCCGACACTCGCGATGACCGAAGGCCCCAGAATGTCGGTGAGGAAGCCGCCGTCCGGGGAGATGAAGCCGAACCAGGAGAACCCGACCGCGGTCAACGCGCAGCCGCCGACGATCAGGGCGCGTCGGGAGAACCGCGCGCCGAGTCGGATCGCAAGGAACGACCCGACGACGATCCCGAGGGCGAATGGCAGGAACATCAACCCGGTCACTGCCGGGTTCTGC from Nocardiopsis composta encodes:
- a CDS encoding response regulator; protein product: MIRVLLVDDQTVVRAGFRVILDSADGIEVAGECADGPTAVELARRLRPDVICMDVRMPGGDGLAATRRILADAPQDPPQILIVTTFDLDEYVFGALEAGAAGFVLKDTEPDDLIDAVRRLADGYGLVDQAVTRRVMAEFARRRPAPRPGAGVLDLLTARETEIVRLLAQGMSNAEIGRRLFIETSTVKSHLGRAMTKIGTRDRLQTVVWAYQNGVVRP
- a CDS encoding calcineurin-like phosphoesterase C-terminal domain-containing protein, giving the protein MAAAVAGSMTVVAAPASAEPAESGGEGVYRGEVEVVRTPEGAANDSVLTGKVFVDADRDSSSDGDEGLAGVMVTNGRDVVRTDKKGRYRLPAFDNMTVSITQPSGYQVPLDEYNIPQFHYNHLPKGSPELRYGGIEPTGPLPSAVNFPLVESEETADEAQNCVIAGDLQTTDRQEIEYARAGAIKDLSERDDYAGCGALFVGDIANDDLSLYPDIKELLSEVNGPVRLLPGNHDLDYDAPSAEHSFDTFRAQLAPEYYSYDVGNVHVVALNTVDYPCTAAEDSPEGIDEHCADPEGDPAYNGRMDEDQLTWLKRDLDNVDRDKLVVVAGHIGLLNYADESSPVHQVDQVKRVHELLRGRPAVAVAGHSHSIENLKTGDDTQGWRDLFGVEGLPFPHITAGAISGDWYSGEVGEDGYPAAIGRDGGRPGVVTLDIEGSEFQERYTVTGEPDGVQTQLGINSPTYRQWYEERKEWNENPSGEAPELEDPLAVDREDLSGGTWLTTNFFFGSTGAEVEVSLDGEPAEKADRTQRLEGEAVDAGPEYSDPYAVSQQLVHGGSLADRTMHLWRFDLPADLDAGTHTAEVTATDAYGREFTDTLEFEVVEEQH
- a CDS encoding catalase, whose translation is MSQDNTNPITTANGAPVADNQNSLTAGPRGPMLLQDLWFLEKLAHFDREVIPERRMHAKGSGAWGTFTVTQDITRYTKAAIFSEVGKQTEMFARFSTVAGERGAADAERDIRGFALRFFTEEGNWDIVGNNTPVFFFRDPLKFPDLNRAVKRDPRTNMRSAENNWDFWTNLPEALHQVTIVMSDRGIPASYRHMHGFGSHTFSFINAEGERFWVKFHFRTQQGIKNLTDQEAAEVIAEDRESAQRDLYEAIERGDHPKWTFYIQVMPEADAENYRFHPFDLTKVWSKKDYPLIEVGEFELNRNPENYFADVEQAAFTPANLVPGVSVSPDRMLQGRLFSYGDAARYRLGVNHHQIPVNYPRGAKLVNTYHRDGAMRVDGNQGSVPGIEPNSYGRWPEQPAYAEPALSVGATADRFDYREDDDNYFQQPGDLFRLMNAEEQQRLFANTARAINGASEATIERHIANCTKADPAYGEGVRKAVEALKAGNL
- a CDS encoding sensor histidine kinase; protein product: MTLSTRPVVTMTETDPGARDPLQVPAPQGLRAVERLDTALDRLGLRTPAARDRALAVLMVLVSSGMLWAFVRLLAEEDGIRLPPTATALLGALVYTQSLALCVRRSRPVLCLAVMALTHLGTVALLPPHVTAQSLAPFIAAYTCGTLLPPRRLLRCITAVVVLLGLSGAAVAGTLPGVLLDPEAAGVARHWTLQEHLLLVGGQLIVALAVYAGPALVGAHVATRRRYTGLVRLRAAEAVERQRERAAGAVMAERARMARELHDIAAHHLSGMVVQAGAAERLIGRDDPAAREATAWIRSQGRETLDSLRLVVGALRDPGEGPAGDGPPDSGAPVPGAAALDRLVRTERELGADVELVREGDPYDLPPIADVTVYRVAREALSNARDHAPGAPVRVLLRYGASRVALRVDNGPGRGRGGGPEQDAPRGMGLIGMAERAQLVGAELEAGPLPGGGWRVVLDLPVDRQASAAARPSRENTDADPDTAADTDEEGFR
- a CDS encoding Fur family transcriptional regulator, which codes for MHQTDTEAVLREASLRVTGPRVAVLEAVGSHPHSDAATVLRLARARLGAVSTQAVYDVLKALTEAGLLRRIEPEGSPARYERRVGDNHHHVICRGCGAISDVDCATGEAPCLEGSDDHGFAIDEVEVTYWGVCPACQEA
- a CDS encoding ankyrin repeat domain-containing protein: MSGLSQEQVERVVALAMDFARQGRTEELIEFFDHGLPVDTRDPNGNSLLMLAAYHGHAATVTALIGRGADVDLRNDRDQSPVAGALFKGEDEVVAALVEAGADLDAGTPSARATAEMFGRTGLLPPKGD